From one Catellatospora sp. IY07-71 genomic stretch:
- a CDS encoding dihydrofolate reductase family protein has translation MSDRPYVLLSCSMSIDGYLDAASDERLLLSNDADFDRVDEVRASCDAILVGARTVRRDNPRLMVRDQARRDARVARGLPPSPMKITVTAQAMLDPAAAFFATGDVEKLVYCASRRVEHARRKLGEVATVVDGGEPVDLNWVTKDLHTRGVSRLMVEGGGTIHTQFLTADLADELHLVVAPFFVGDSRASRFVGDGHFPWRPGRRAELAEVRQIGDVVLLRYALSPRFGSADQGDR, from the coding sequence ATGTCTGACCGCCCGTACGTCCTGCTCAGCTGCAGCATGTCGATCGACGGTTATCTCGACGCCGCGAGCGACGAGCGGCTGCTGCTGTCGAACGACGCCGACTTCGACCGGGTCGACGAGGTGCGCGCGAGCTGCGACGCGATCCTGGTCGGCGCGCGCACGGTGCGCCGGGACAACCCGCGCCTGATGGTCCGCGACCAGGCCCGCCGCGATGCGCGGGTGGCCCGCGGCCTGCCGCCCTCCCCCATGAAGATCACCGTCACCGCCCAGGCCATGCTCGACCCGGCGGCGGCCTTCTTCGCCACGGGCGACGTCGAGAAGCTGGTGTACTGCGCCAGCCGCCGCGTCGAGCACGCCCGGCGCAAGCTCGGCGAGGTGGCGACCGTGGTGGACGGCGGCGAGCCGGTCGACCTGAACTGGGTCACCAAGGACCTGCACACCCGCGGCGTGAGCAGGCTGATGGTGGAGGGCGGCGGCACCATCCACACCCAGTTCCTCACCGCCGACCTCGCCGACGAGCTGCATCTGGTGGTGGCCCCGTTCTTCGTCGGTGACTCACGGGCCAGCCGCTTCGTCGGCGACGGCCACTTCCCGTGGCGGCCGGGCCGCCGGGCGGAACTCGCCGAGGTACGGCAGATCGGCGACGTCGTGCTGCTGCGCTACGCGTTGTCGCCGCGGTTCGGCAGCGCAGACCAGGGAGACCGATGA
- the ribA gene encoding GTP cyclohydrolase II, whose product MLPAATVRTQVPVPLRFHDGYTVTARVITFAGLVDGREHLALALGAADRPVPLVRPHSECLTGDVFGSERCDCGPQLREAAERIATAGGYLLYLRQEGRGIGLYAKLDAYALQDTGLDTYEANLALGHDADARDYTVAAQMLGALGVDRVALLSNNPDKADQLTRLGVTVAERIPTGVHLSPANAGYLATKARRAAHTLHLAR is encoded by the coding sequence ATGCTGCCCGCCGCGACCGTCCGTACGCAGGTGCCGGTGCCGCTGCGCTTCCACGACGGCTACACCGTCACCGCGCGCGTGATCACGTTCGCCGGGCTGGTCGACGGCCGCGAGCACCTGGCGCTCGCGCTCGGCGCGGCGGACCGGCCGGTGCCGCTGGTGCGCCCGCACAGCGAGTGCCTGACCGGGGACGTGTTCGGCAGCGAGCGCTGCGACTGCGGCCCGCAGCTGCGCGAGGCGGCCGAGCGCATCGCCACCGCCGGCGGCTACCTGCTCTACCTGCGCCAGGAGGGCCGCGGCATCGGCCTGTACGCCAAGCTCGACGCGTACGCGCTGCAGGACACCGGCCTGGACACCTACGAGGCGAACCTGGCGCTCGGGCACGACGCCGACGCCCGCGACTACACCGTGGCCGCGCAGATGCTCGGCGCGCTCGGCGTGGACCGGGTCGCCCTGCTCAGCAACAACCCCGACAAGGCCGACCAGCTCACCCGCCTCGGCGTGACGGTGGCCGAGCGGATCCCCACGGGCGTGCACCTGTCCCCCGCCAACGCCGGCTACCTGGCCACCAAGGCCCGCCGCGCCGCGCACACCCTGCACCTGGCCCGCTGA
- a CDS encoding sulfatase-like hydrolase/transferase, which produces MLAFVFVFVLLVAPSELGRLSPAAFLRIPLDGLVALAVVLVLPPRGRRIAVVALGAVLGLLSIVKAISLGFSAVLDRPFEPVLDWPFLVAGADYVGQSYGSALMWAAVAAAILLAVGVLALVTVAFGRVARLAVAHRRPAAGTVTALAAGWLALALAGAQLVPGVPVAAHDAYDQAHQLQRGAGDRQTFAEQLSADAFRATPAGESLTALRGKDVVVAFVESYGKVALADPELSPQVGAVLDEGYARLRAAGYAARSAWLTSPTTGGGSWLAQSTLLSGLWVTNQQRYQTLLASDRLTLPAVFARDGWRTVAVMPATTTPWPEGAVYGYDQVYTAGDLGYAGPRYSFATMPDQYTLHTFQQRERQPGHLPVMAVIPLISSHSPWEPVPRMLGWDAVGDGSVYAAAAGSDDPAEIVEQRDRTRVRHAYRNAIAYSLNALISYVEAYGGDDLVLVFLGDHQPSPSVTGQRASRDAPVTIVARDPALLDRVAAWSWQDGLRPGPDAPVWRMDAFRDRFLTAFG; this is translated from the coding sequence GTGCTGGCATTCGTGTTCGTGTTCGTGCTGCTGGTGGCCCCGAGCGAGCTGGGGCGGCTGAGCCCGGCCGCGTTCCTGCGCATCCCGCTCGACGGGCTGGTCGCGCTGGCGGTCGTGCTGGTGCTGCCGCCCCGGGGCAGGCGCATCGCGGTAGTCGCGCTCGGTGCCGTGCTGGGCCTGCTCAGCATCGTCAAGGCGATCAGCCTCGGCTTCTCCGCCGTGCTCGACCGGCCCTTCGAACCCGTGCTGGACTGGCCGTTCCTGGTCGCGGGCGCCGACTACGTCGGCCAGTCGTACGGCAGCGCTCTGATGTGGGCCGCCGTCGCCGCCGCGATCCTGCTCGCCGTGGGCGTGCTCGCCCTGGTCACCGTGGCGTTCGGGCGGGTGGCCCGGCTCGCCGTGGCGCACCGGCGCCCGGCCGCGGGCACCGTCACCGCGCTCGCGGCCGGCTGGCTCGCCCTGGCGCTGGCCGGGGCGCAGCTGGTGCCCGGCGTGCCGGTCGCCGCGCACGACGCCTACGACCAGGCACACCAGCTGCAACGGGGCGCGGGCGACCGGCAGACGTTCGCCGAGCAGCTGTCCGCCGACGCGTTCCGGGCCACACCCGCCGGGGAGTCGCTCACCGCGCTGCGCGGCAAGGACGTGGTCGTCGCGTTCGTCGAGAGCTACGGCAAGGTGGCGCTCGCCGACCCGGAGCTGTCCCCGCAGGTCGGCGCGGTGCTCGACGAGGGGTACGCGCGGCTGCGGGCGGCCGGGTACGCCGCGCGCAGCGCGTGGCTCACCTCGCCGACCACCGGCGGCGGGAGCTGGCTCGCACAGTCGACGCTGCTGTCCGGGCTGTGGGTGACCAACCAGCAGCGCTACCAGACCCTGCTGGCCAGCGACCGGCTCACCCTGCCCGCGGTGTTCGCGCGGGACGGCTGGCGCACCGTCGCGGTCATGCCGGCCACCACCACCCCGTGGCCCGAGGGCGCGGTGTACGGCTACGACCAGGTCTACACCGCCGGAGACCTCGGCTACGCCGGGCCGCGCTACAGCTTCGCGACCATGCCCGACCAGTACACGCTGCACACGTTCCAGCAGCGGGAACGGCAGCCCGGGCACCTGCCGGTGATGGCGGTTATCCCGCTGATCTCCAGCCACTCGCCCTGGGAGCCGGTGCCCCGGATGCTCGGCTGGGACGCGGTCGGCGACGGCTCCGTCTACGCCGCGGCGGCCGGCTCCGACGACCCCGCCGAGATCGTCGAGCAGCGCGACCGCACGCGCGTGCGCCACGCGTACCGCAACGCGATCGCGTACTCCCTCAACGCCCTCATCTCCTATGTCGAGGCCTACGGCGGCGACGACCTCGTGCTCGTCTTCCTGGGCGACCACCAGCCCTCGCCCTCGGTCACCGGCCAGCGGGCCAGCCGCGACGCCCCCGTCACCATCGTCGCCAGGGATCCCGCCCTCCTCGACCGCGTCGCGGCCTGGTCCTGGCAGGACGGCCTGCGCCCCGGCCCCGACGCCCCCGTCTGGCGCATGGACGCCTTCCGCGACCGCTTCCTCACCGCCTTCGGCTGA
- a CDS encoding zinc-binding alcohol dehydrogenase, whose protein sequence is MASYARAFWIASPRAGEIRPVAVPAPGPDEVLVRTVHTGISRGTETLVFRGEVPESQYAIMRAPFQEGGFPGPVKYGYLNVGVVEQGPADLLGRTVFCLYPHQTRYVVPSRAVVPVPDGVPARRAVLAGTVETAVNALWDAAPLVGDRIAVVGAGMVGACAAILLARLPGVRLQLVDADPGRAALAAALDIPFRLPQDADGGCDLVFHASASAAGLQRGLELLAPEGTVIELSWYGDREVGLRLGGEFHSGRLSIRASQVGTVSPARAARRSHADRLALALDLLRDPVFDALLSGESGFEQLPEVLAGLADGTLAALCHVITYGKE, encoded by the coding sequence ATGGCATCCTACGCGCGCGCCTTCTGGATCGCCTCGCCACGCGCGGGCGAGATCCGGCCGGTGGCCGTGCCCGCGCCCGGCCCCGACGAGGTGCTGGTGCGCACCGTCCACACCGGCATCAGCCGCGGCACCGAGACCCTCGTGTTCCGCGGCGAGGTGCCCGAGAGCCAGTACGCGATCATGCGCGCGCCGTTCCAGGAGGGCGGCTTCCCCGGCCCGGTGAAGTACGGCTACCTCAACGTCGGCGTCGTCGAACAGGGCCCGGCGGACCTGCTCGGCCGCACCGTGTTCTGCCTGTATCCGCACCAGACCCGCTACGTCGTGCCCTCGCGCGCCGTGGTGCCGGTGCCCGACGGCGTGCCCGCCCGCCGCGCGGTGCTCGCGGGCACCGTGGAGACCGCGGTCAACGCGCTGTGGGACGCCGCGCCGCTGGTCGGCGACCGGATCGCGGTGGTCGGCGCGGGCATGGTCGGCGCGTGCGCCGCGATCCTGCTGGCCCGCCTGCCCGGCGTGCGTCTGCAGCTGGTCGACGCCGATCCCGGCCGGGCCGCGCTGGCCGCCGCGCTCGACATCCCGTTCCGCCTCCCGCAGGACGCCGACGGCGGCTGTGACCTGGTGTTCCACGCCAGCGCGTCGGCCGCGGGACTGCAGCGCGGCCTGGAGCTGCTCGCGCCGGAGGGCACCGTGATCGAGCTGAGCTGGTACGGCGACCGCGAGGTCGGCCTGCGGCTGGGCGGGGAGTTCCACTCCGGACGGCTGAGCATCCGGGCCAGCCAGGTGGGCACGGTGTCCCCGGCCCGCGCGGCGCGGCGCTCGCACGCCGACCGGCTCGCGCTCGCCCTGGACCTGCTGCGCGACCCGGTCTTCGACGCGCTGCTGTCCGGCGAGTCGGGCTTCGAGCAGCTGCCGGAGGTGCTGGCCGGGCTGGCCGACGGCACCCTGGCGGCCCTGTGCCATGTCATCACCTACGGCAAGGAGTGA
- a CDS encoding YbhN family protein, with product MTGNAARPPGAAARQVGRWARLLGGLAILALLLWQMGTGPFLDGVRRIDRAALAAAFAVSVLTTVCCAWRWRLVAGGFGVRLPLGRAVAAYYHAIFLNTTLPGGVVGDVHRALRHGLDISDVRLAVRAVVAERVIGLAVQLAATTVLLLVLPSPVRPYMPLVLAVAALLGAASWLTGRALSRPGSTRPVARWRDGLRRDAAQLRTALAAPGVLVGVVAVSALGVAGHLALFLLAARTAGATAPLPLLVPLTQLALLAMALPVSFAGWGPREGVAAWAFGAAGMTATQGVATAVTYGVLVLVAALPGAAVLLARMIAPAPARVGGSDV from the coding sequence TTGACGGGGAACGCCGCCCGGCCACCGGGAGCGGCGGCGCGACAGGTCGGGCGGTGGGCGCGGCTGCTGGGCGGCCTGGCCATCCTGGCGCTGCTGCTGTGGCAGATGGGCACCGGCCCGTTCCTCGACGGGGTGCGCCGGATCGACCGCGCCGCGCTGGCCGCCGCGTTCGCCGTCAGCGTGCTGACCACGGTCTGCTGCGCCTGGCGCTGGCGCCTGGTCGCGGGCGGGTTCGGCGTGCGGCTGCCGCTGGGCCGGGCCGTCGCGGCGTACTACCACGCGATCTTCCTCAACACCACGCTGCCCGGCGGGGTGGTCGGCGACGTGCACCGGGCGCTGCGGCACGGGCTCGACATCAGCGACGTGCGCCTGGCCGTGCGCGCCGTGGTCGCCGAGCGCGTGATCGGGCTGGCCGTGCAGCTGGCCGCCACGACGGTGCTGCTGCTGGTGCTGCCCTCGCCGGTGCGGCCGTACATGCCGCTGGTCCTGGCGGTCGCCGCCCTGCTCGGCGCGGCGAGCTGGCTGACCGGGCGGGCGCTGTCCCGGCCCGGGTCCACCCGGCCCGTCGCCCGCTGGCGGGACGGCCTGCGCCGCGATGCCGCCCAGCTGCGCACCGCGCTGGCCGCCCCCGGCGTGCTGGTGGGGGTCGTCGCCGTGTCGGCGCTCGGCGTGGCCGGGCACCTGGCGCTGTTCCTGCTCGCCGCGCGCACCGCCGGAGCGACCGCGCCACTGCCGCTGCTGGTGCCGCTGACCCAGCTCGCCCTGCTGGCGATGGCGCTGCCGGTCAGCTTCGCGGGCTGGGGCCCGCGCGAGGGCGTCGCCGCGTGGGCGTTCGGCGCCGCCGGGATGACCGCCACGCAGGGGGTCGCCACCGCCGTCACGTACGGCGTGCTGGTCCTGGTCGCCGCGCTGCCCGGGGCGGCCGTGCTGCTGGCCCGCATGATTGCCCCCGCCCCCGCGCGGGTAGGTGGAAGCGATGTCTGA
- a CDS encoding 6-carboxytetrahydropterin synthase, which translates to MFSVTVRDHMMIAHSFRGEVFGPAQRLHGATFVVDATFRRADVDADGIVVDIAAAARALNAVVGEFNLRNLDEVPALAGLNTTTEVLAKVIADRLAEQARAGALGDGARELAGLTVTLHESHIAWASYERTL; encoded by the coding sequence GTGTTCAGCGTGACCGTCCGCGACCACATGATGATCGCCCACAGTTTCCGCGGTGAGGTCTTCGGGCCCGCGCAGCGCCTGCACGGCGCCACGTTCGTGGTGGACGCGACGTTCCGCCGCGCGGACGTCGACGCCGACGGCATCGTGGTCGACATCGCGGCCGCCGCCCGCGCGCTGAACGCCGTGGTGGGCGAGTTCAACCTGCGCAACCTCGACGAGGTGCCCGCGCTCGCGGGCCTGAACACCACCACCGAGGTCCTCGCGAAGGTGATCGCGGACCGGCTCGCCGAGCAGGCACGCGCGGGCGCGCTCGGCGACGGCGCGCGCGAGCTGGCCGGCCTCACGGTCACCCTGCACGAGTCGCACATCGCCTGGGCGAGCTACGAGCGCACCCTGTGA
- a CDS encoding glycosyltransferase family 4 protein → MHVVLPGDIDDPAAPSGGNRYDRRLCDGLAALGWTVHEHAVPGAWPRPSGTVLAALAQRLDTLPEGALILVDGLVAAGAGDALAAHADRLRLVLLAHMVFGDEAADLRIQEGRALRAASAVLTVSRWCRTRLIERYALPPARVHVATPGVDAAPAAPGSASGSRLLCVAALAPHKGQDVLADALSRLDELPWTCTCAGPLDRDPAFVTALRAHPAGPRIALPGPLTGAALDAAYADADLLVLPSRGESYGMVVTEALARGLPVLTCDVAGLPEAVGRAPDGSLPALLVPPGDPAALAAALRRWLTEPPLRDELRRSARSRRDTLSGWEGTARRAAAVLSVVAMTREAT, encoded by the coding sequence GTGCACGTCGTGCTGCCGGGTGACATCGACGACCCGGCCGCGCCCAGCGGCGGCAACCGCTACGACCGCAGGCTGTGCGACGGGCTGGCGGCCCTCGGGTGGACGGTGCACGAGCACGCCGTGCCGGGTGCGTGGCCGCGGCCGTCCGGGACGGTGCTCGCCGCGCTCGCGCAGCGGCTGGACACCCTGCCCGAGGGCGCGCTCATCCTGGTGGACGGGCTCGTCGCCGCCGGGGCCGGGGACGCGCTGGCCGCCCACGCGGACCGGCTGCGGCTGGTCCTGCTCGCGCACATGGTGTTCGGTGACGAGGCCGCCGACCTGCGCATCCAGGAGGGCCGCGCCCTGCGGGCGGCGTCCGCCGTGCTCACCGTCAGCCGGTGGTGCCGCACCCGCCTGATCGAGCGGTACGCGCTGCCGCCCGCCCGCGTCCACGTCGCCACCCCCGGCGTCGACGCCGCACCCGCCGCACCCGGGTCGGCGTCCGGATCGCGGCTGCTCTGCGTGGCCGCGCTCGCCCCGCACAAAGGACAGGACGTGCTGGCCGACGCCCTGTCCCGGCTGGACGAGCTGCCCTGGACCTGCACCTGCGCCGGTCCCCTCGACCGTGACCCGGCCTTCGTCACGGCACTGCGTGCACACCCGGCCGGACCCCGGATCGCCCTGCCGGGACCGCTGACCGGCGCCGCGCTCGACGCGGCGTACGCGGACGCTGATCTGCTCGTCCTGCCCTCGCGGGGGGAGAGCTACGGGATGGTGGTCACCGAGGCCCTGGCCCGGGGTTTACCGGTGCTGACGTGCGACGTCGCCGGGCTGCCCGAGGCCGTGGGCCGCGCCCCGGACGGCAGCCTGCCCGCGCTGCTGGTGCCGCCCGGCGACCCGGCCGCGCTGGCTGCGGCGCTGCGCCGCTGGCTGACCGAGCCACCGCTGCGCGACGAGCTGCGCCGGTCGGCCCGTAGCAGGCGTGACACGCTCAGCGGATGGGAGGGCACCGCCCGGCGGGCCGCCGCCGTCCTCTCCGTGGTGGCGATGACGCGCGAGGCCACCTGA